One Kitasatospora sp. NBC_01266 genomic window carries:
- a CDS encoding ABC transporter permease yields MNAAATMLGAARFHIKDVRANPAVIVLGIVQPTVFLSLLLAAGPGSAAGGVAGLTVGTALISLWSSLVWSSGMLLHREIRMGTMSQLLVRPADLRVVVAGKAVGTAVIALVAVGLVCAVVPAAFGSPLEVARPGVLALAVLLAVVNAGAFGLLLAALFLVVRSAARLAEALMYPVFIVGGALVPLTALPGWARWPSALLSLRWLREVALSAVDGGAVRPVALGAIAVSTVGYLIAGSLIFGRLTERARESGKVELI; encoded by the coding sequence ATGAACGCGGCCGCGACGATGCTGGGCGCGGCCCGCTTCCACATCAAGGACGTCCGGGCGAATCCGGCCGTGATCGTGCTGGGCATCGTGCAGCCGACGGTCTTCCTGTCGCTGCTGCTCGCGGCCGGACCGGGCTCGGCCGCCGGCGGCGTGGCGGGCCTGACGGTGGGCACCGCGCTGATCTCGCTCTGGTCCAGCCTGGTCTGGTCCTCGGGGATGCTGCTGCACCGCGAGATCCGGATGGGCACCATGAGCCAGCTGCTGGTCCGCCCGGCCGACCTGCGGGTGGTGGTGGCCGGCAAGGCCGTGGGCACCGCGGTGATCGCGCTGGTCGCGGTCGGCCTGGTCTGCGCCGTGGTGCCGGCGGCCTTCGGCAGCCCCCTCGAGGTGGCCCGCCCCGGCGTGCTGGCGCTAGCCGTGCTGCTGGCGGTGGTCAACGCCGGCGCCTTCGGGCTGCTGCTCGCCGCACTCTTCCTGGTGGTGCGCTCCGCGGCCCGGTTGGCCGAGGCGCTGATGTACCCCGTCTTCATCGTCGGTGGCGCCCTGGTGCCGCTGACCGCGCTGCCGGGCTGGGCCCGCTGGCCGTCCGCGCTGCTCAGCCTGCGCTGGCTGCGCGAGGTGGCGCTGAGCGCGGTCGACGGCGGCGCGGTGCGCCCGGTGGCGCTGGGCGCGATCGCTGTCTCGACCGTCGGCTACCTCATCGCGGGGAGCCTGATCTTCGGCCGTCTCACCGAGCGGGCCAGGGAGAGCGGAAAAGTTGAACTCATCTGA
- a CDS encoding ABC transporter ATP-binding protein: protein MAGVRPAPGERLRGTAGAPGPARAVEVAGLRRDYRRDGRTAVALDAVDLHVDYGEVLGVLGVNGAGKTTLIKILATLLTPTAGRATVAGLDVVRDHKAVRRQVSLVLGGDRGLYPRLSARDNLAFFGLLAGLRTRELASRSTELLTQVGLLEAADQRVETFSKGMRQRLHIAIGLVSRPRVLLLDEPTLGLDPEEAERFRQNVRALCGEGIAVILTSHYLLDIDRMADRVVMLHDGRISHTLTIEEFRASADTVATVAVRGGGPRPEFRLPAALPVNWSQSGDGWAAEIMLPDWNPAHLAAIGQALEGAQVTDFQVLPVALDDVFSRMLR, encoded by the coding sequence GTGGCAGGCGTGCGGCCGGCCCCCGGCGAGCGCCTGCGGGGGACCGCCGGCGCGCCGGGCCCGGCCCGCGCCGTGGAGGTGGCCGGGTTGCGCCGGGACTACCGGCGGGACGGGCGCACCGCCGTGGCGCTGGACGCGGTGGACCTCCACGTGGACTACGGGGAGGTGCTGGGAGTGCTCGGCGTCAACGGCGCCGGCAAGACCACGCTGATCAAGATCCTGGCCACCCTGCTCACCCCCACGGCGGGCCGGGCCACCGTGGCGGGCCTGGACGTGGTGCGCGACCACAAGGCGGTCCGCCGCCAGGTCTCGCTGGTGCTCGGCGGCGACCGCGGCCTGTATCCGAGGCTCTCGGCCCGCGACAACCTGGCCTTCTTCGGCCTGCTGGCCGGCCTGCGGACCCGCGAACTGGCCTCTCGCTCCACCGAGTTGCTCACCCAGGTGGGTCTGCTGGAGGCGGCCGACCAGCGGGTGGAGACCTTCTCCAAGGGCATGCGCCAGCGGCTGCACATCGCGATCGGCCTGGTCTCCCGGCCCCGGGTGCTGCTGCTGGACGAGCCCACCCTGGGGCTGGACCCGGAGGAGGCCGAGCGGTTCCGGCAGAACGTCAGGGCGCTCTGCGGTGAGGGCATCGCGGTGATCCTGACCAGCCACTACCTGCTCGACATCGACCGGATGGCCGACCGGGTGGTGATGCTGCACGACGGCCGGATCAGCCACACGCTGACCATCGAGGAGTTCCGCGCCTCGGCGGACACCGTCGCCACCGTGGCGGTGCGCGGCGGCGGACCGCGCCCCGAGTTCCGGCTGCCCGCCGCGCTGCCGGTGAACTGGTCGCAGTCGGGGGACGGCTGGGCGGCGGAGATCATGCTGCCGGACTGGAACCCGGCCCATCTGGCCGCCATCGGCCAGGCGTTGGAGGGCGCGCAGGTGACGGACTTCCAGGTGCTGCCGGTGGCGCTGGACGACGTGTTCTCGAGGATGCTGCGATGA
- a CDS encoding phenylacetate--CoA ligase family protein produces the protein MTAATARAGRHAKSAFRDQLLALTIDNARTVPFYQEHWKGVDLSSVRTVAELPALPTITKATLRESELSALRDDLTISQVAHSTGTTGRPFIRYRSAEELKALSDYSDAVRETTAQKSGVPQRRSIMFSAMPMAIHGSVGSTTITDLRLAVDAFSDRGLERTVTTLTRDGLLPQAERFDRRLCGNPAALLLITDALLAAGIDPAGLGIQRLVSLSDVLPAGQRRTLLEAWGGAELRDRFSLSELIGGATRCAACEAFHFDPTVVPEVLRLDADEPLAEGIGELTLTELFPFSQIQPMIRYRTGDLVQLVASDCEPGEVSIRLLGRVPFTPFVESGGRRRPVLSPFLLAEALERLPEVALGDLRGPNSARGALRQGKPLARLEWAPEGAGGRLSLQVATAFDPRFFAAEAAEFGKRVTALLEQLVLPGVESAELSIDVTTHRADEVVPQWIE, from the coding sequence GTGACCGCCGCCACCGCGCGGGCCGGCCGGCACGCCAAGTCGGCGTTCCGCGACCAGCTGCTGGCCCTGACGATCGACAACGCCCGGACGGTGCCGTTCTACCAGGAGCACTGGAAGGGCGTGGACCTCTCCTCGGTGCGCACCGTCGCCGAGCTGCCGGCGCTGCCGACCATCACCAAGGCGACCCTGCGCGAGAGCGAACTGTCCGCACTGCGCGACGACCTGACGATCAGTCAGGTCGCCCACTCGACCGGGACGACCGGCCGGCCGTTCATCCGGTACCGCTCGGCCGAGGAACTCAAGGCGCTCTCCGACTACTCGGACGCGGTGCGCGAGACCACCGCGCAGAAGAGCGGTGTGCCGCAGCGGCGTTCGATCATGTTCTCGGCCATGCCGATGGCGATCCACGGCAGCGTCGGCAGCACCACGATCACCGATCTGCGGCTGGCCGTCGACGCCTTCTCGGACCGCGGCCTGGAGCGCACGGTCACCACGCTCACCCGGGACGGCCTGCTGCCGCAGGCGGAGCGGTTCGACCGCCGGCTCTGCGGCAACCCCGCCGCGCTGCTGCTGATCACCGACGCCCTGCTGGCCGCCGGGATCGATCCCGCCGGGCTCGGCATCCAGCGCCTGGTGAGCCTGAGCGACGTGCTGCCGGCCGGTCAGCGCCGCACCCTGCTCGAGGCCTGGGGCGGGGCGGAGCTGCGCGACCGGTTCAGCCTCTCCGAGCTGATCGGCGGCGCCACCCGCTGCGCGGCCTGCGAGGCCTTCCACTTCGACCCCACCGTGGTGCCCGAGGTGCTGCGGCTCGACGCGGACGAGCCGCTGGCCGAGGGGATCGGCGAACTCACCCTCACCGAGCTCTTCCCGTTCTCGCAGATCCAGCCGATGATCCGGTACCGCACCGGTGACCTGGTCCAGCTGGTGGCGAGCGACTGCGAGCCGGGCGAGGTCTCGATCCGCCTGCTCGGCCGGGTCCCGTTCACCCCGTTCGTCGAGTCCGGCGGGCGGCGGCGTCCGGTCCTGTCGCCCTTCCTGCTGGCCGAGGCACTGGAACGGCTGCCGGAGGTGGCGCTGGGCGACCTGCGCGGGCCGAACTCCGCGCGCGGCGCGCTGCGCCAGGGCAAGCCGCTGGCCCGCCTGGAGTGGGCGCCCGAAGGGGCCGGTGGCCGGCTCTCGCTGCAGGTCGCCACCGCCTTCGACCCGCGCTTCTTCGCCGCCGAGGCCGCCGAGTTCGGCAAGCGGGTGACCGCGCTGCTGGAGCAGCTGGTGCTGCCCGGTGTCGAGTCGGCCGAGCTGTCGATCGACGTCACCACGCACCGGGCCGATGAGGTCGTGCCGCAGTGGATCGAGTAG
- a CDS encoding DUF455 family protein, which yields MNSEAIPVTPAIDSPAIDSLVISELADFELRLYHGALLAGRLLAGFAPRLGDIPPRAALVSAVNSLIGQAELLHTRIGELRVPREKMGRPSVAAVEQAAELARADDPQRALAWGQALLRGLARLHASARDNCTAETTYHDRRLHERCRVLAEDGLTRFAELGLPAADLGDYLSAPHQAGASVTPTGTVELPLVACPARAYPSWAPRVPAIGGQMPDPDPSKLDDETVVYLLRKGVQIEFIATDVPLRSMADFADLPLGFYTDMNRHAHDEMRHTHLLFSELAAMGVDYKQFPYRDPDLYAAMAGQPLDHRMIVLSRTGEDAAIEVFGNAVPKLRAAGYESVAIMFDHVLADELRHVTYANRWLGHLYDGDDLAVEAATERCLIRHNEIVDEVGLGDYAKREPDHMAFRGRGRPNLELRAMAGFSERDLQRLSAASGGAR from the coding sequence GTGAACTCCGAGGCCATACCTGTCACCCCCGCCATCGACTCGCCCGCCATCGACTCCCTCGTCATCAGCGAACTCGCTGACTTCGAACTGCGGCTCTACCACGGCGCCTTGCTGGCCGGCCGACTGCTGGCCGGCTTCGCGCCGAGGCTGGGGGACATCCCGCCCCGGGCCGCGCTGGTCAGTGCCGTCAACAGCCTGATCGGCCAGGCCGAGCTGCTGCACACGCGGATCGGTGAACTCCGGGTCCCACGGGAGAAGATGGGCCGCCCCTCGGTGGCGGCCGTCGAGCAGGCGGCCGAGCTGGCCCGGGCGGACGATCCGCAGCGGGCGCTGGCCTGGGGACAGGCGCTGCTGCGGGGACTGGCCCGACTGCACGCCTCGGCCAGGGACAACTGCACGGCCGAGACCACCTACCACGACCGGCGACTGCACGAGCGCTGCCGGGTGCTGGCCGAGGACGGGTTGACCCGGTTCGCCGAACTCGGGCTGCCGGCGGCCGACCTGGGCGACTACCTGAGCGCCCCGCACCAGGCCGGCGCCTCGGTCACCCCCACCGGAACCGTCGAACTCCCGCTGGTGGCCTGCCCGGCGCGCGCCTACCCGAGCTGGGCGCCTCGGGTGCCCGCGATCGGCGGGCAGATGCCCGACCCGGACCCGTCCAAGCTGGACGACGAAACGGTCGTCTACCTGCTGCGCAAGGGCGTGCAGATCGAGTTCATCGCCACCGACGTCCCGCTGCGCAGCATGGCCGACTTCGCCGATCTGCCGCTGGGCTTCTACACCGACATGAACCGGCACGCGCACGACGAGATGCGCCACACCCACCTGCTCTTCAGCGAGTTGGCCGCGATGGGGGTGGACTACAAGCAGTTCCCCTACCGCGACCCGGACCTCTACGCCGCGATGGCCGGCCAGCCGCTCGACCACCGCATGATCGTGCTGAGCCGCACCGGCGAGGACGCCGCGATCGAGGTGTTCGGCAACGCCGTGCCCAAGCTGCGCGCGGCCGGCTACGAGTCGGTCGCCATCATGTTCGACCACGTGCTCGCCGACGAGCTGCGCCACGTCACCTACGCCAACCGCTGGCTCGGCCACCTGTACGACGGTGACGACCTGGCGGTGGAGGCGGCCACCGAGCGCTGCCTGATCCGGCACAACGAGATCGTGGACGAGGTCGGCCTGGGCGACTACGCCAAGCGCGAGCCGGACCACATGGCCTTCCGCGGCCGGGGCCGGCCCAACCTCGAACTGCGCGCGATGGCCGGCTTCTCCGAGCGGGACCTGCAGCGCCTGAGCGCCGCCTCCGGCGGTGCCCGGTGA
- a CDS encoding helix-turn-helix transcriptional regulator: MTSLDLGGPSNLDELHTVVYQHVMETRELDIAGLMVALDRSREELEQARDTLVELQLLVPSAEGDGRWTVVSPDVAKARVVDPLENKIRHQAVLAERMRRQIQALVPVHEAYRRKESRGQAIDIVSDLAVVNLLLNAESDKCTREVLTLQPGGGRSPERLALALERDRAMLERGVRIRTVYQHAARYDLPTQGYVETLTQAGGEFRSVDEVPDRLVIFDRSTCFVPIRPLSGHGELSADDPGRGEAAAVIRDPQVTAFMVRLFGVLWDQAQPFDPTFPQPKFITDHQRRMILRLMATGAKDEVVARRLGMSVRTCRRHISDLTQALGAESRFQAGVIAASLGLLSSTEEVGPREAEGA, encoded by the coding sequence ATGACCAGCCTCGATCTTGGTGGACCGTCGAACCTGGACGAACTCCACACGGTTGTCTACCAACATGTGATGGAGACCCGGGAGTTGGACATCGCCGGGTTGATGGTCGCGCTCGACCGAAGCCGGGAGGAACTGGAGCAGGCCCGGGACACCCTGGTTGAGCTGCAGTTGCTCGTCCCCAGTGCGGAGGGGGACGGGCGGTGGACGGTGGTCAGCCCTGATGTCGCCAAGGCCCGTGTCGTCGATCCGCTGGAGAACAAGATACGGCACCAGGCCGTGCTGGCAGAGCGGATGCGCAGACAGATCCAGGCGCTCGTTCCGGTCCACGAGGCCTACCGCCGTAAGGAATCCCGGGGCCAGGCCATTGACATCGTGTCCGATCTGGCCGTCGTGAATCTATTGCTGAACGCCGAGAGTGACAAGTGCACCCGGGAGGTTCTCACCCTGCAGCCCGGCGGCGGGCGTTCGCCGGAGCGGCTGGCGCTGGCACTGGAACGGGACCGGGCGATGCTGGAGCGCGGCGTGCGGATCCGGACGGTGTACCAGCACGCGGCCCGCTACGACCTGCCCACCCAGGGGTACGTGGAGACGCTGACCCAGGCCGGCGGGGAGTTCCGCAGCGTGGACGAGGTGCCCGACCGGCTGGTCATCTTCGACCGGAGCACCTGCTTCGTGCCGATCCGGCCGCTGAGCGGGCACGGGGAGCTCAGCGCGGACGACCCCGGCCGCGGTGAGGCCGCCGCCGTGATCCGGGACCCGCAGGTCACGGCCTTCATGGTCCGGCTCTTCGGCGTCCTGTGGGACCAGGCCCAGCCGTTCGACCCGACCTTCCCGCAGCCGAAGTTCATCACCGACCACCAGCGCCGGATGATCCTGCGGCTGATGGCCACCGGCGCCAAGGACGAGGTGGTGGCCCGGCGACTGGGCATGTCGGTGCGCACCTGCCGGCGCCACATCTCCGACCTGACGCAGGCGTTGGGGGCGGAGAGCCGGTTCCAGGCCGGCGTGATCGCCGCCAGCCTGGGACTGCTGTCGAGCACGGAGGAGGTCGGCCCCAGGGAGGCCGAGGGCGCCTGA
- a CDS encoding Gfo/Idh/MocA family protein, whose translation MAIPHSHAIVGCGRVAPNHVDGFRSVPDWTVAWACDRAAATATAFAAEHGIPRVSTDWRELLDDPALTSVSVTVDHRQHAELAIAFLEAGKHVLVEKPMATDSADAHRMVACAAANDRLLSVVAQHRYDPLVVAVRDWVREGLLGELLYVSVNLQSSRPQSYYADSYWRGTLDGEGGSALINQGYHCLDTVRWICGDLDVRAAVTRTKVLADVIETEETLSALLTADGVPVTMNVTVASSVDWRTRIEVVGALGSVTFDLDHPGSLHHWSGSAELQRRVAAEQARTATTEAPGIDYYGISHRRQIADFAQSVRGGRPMLSTARDAIGTLDTVLGLYERSASAKALR comes from the coding sequence GTGGCGATTCCCCATTCCCATGCGATCGTCGGCTGCGGCCGAGTGGCGCCCAACCACGTCGACGGATTCCGGTCGGTGCCGGACTGGACCGTGGCCTGGGCCTGCGACCGCGCGGCGGCGACCGCCACCGCGTTCGCCGCCGAGCACGGCATACCCCGGGTGTCCACCGACTGGCGCGAGCTGCTCGACGATCCGGCGCTGACCAGCGTCTCCGTCACGGTGGACCACCGCCAGCACGCCGAGCTGGCCATCGCGTTCCTGGAGGCCGGCAAGCACGTACTGGTGGAGAAGCCGATGGCCACCGACTCGGCCGACGCCCACCGCATGGTGGCGTGCGCGGCGGCCAACGACCGGCTGCTGTCGGTGGTCGCCCAGCACCGCTACGACCCGTTGGTCGTAGCCGTCCGCGACTGGGTGCGCGAGGGGCTGCTCGGCGAGCTGCTCTACGTCTCGGTGAACCTGCAGAGCAGCCGGCCGCAGAGCTACTACGCGGACAGCTACTGGCGCGGGACGCTCGACGGCGAGGGCGGCTCGGCCCTGATCAACCAGGGCTACCACTGCCTGGACACGGTCCGCTGGATCTGCGGCGACCTGGACGTGCGCGCCGCGGTGACCCGTACCAAGGTGCTGGCCGACGTGATCGAGACCGAGGAGACGCTCAGCGCGCTGCTCACCGCCGACGGCGTGCCGGTCACCATGAACGTGACCGTGGCGAGCAGCGTGGACTGGCGGACCCGGATCGAGGTGGTCGGCGCGCTCGGCTCGGTCACCTTCGACCTGGACCACCCCGGCAGCCTGCACCACTGGTCGGGCTCGGCGGAACTCCAGCGCCGGGTGGCCGCCGAGCAGGCCCGCACCGCGACCACCGAGGCGCCGGGCATCGACTACTACGGCATCTCGCACCGCCGGCAGATCGCCGACTTCGCCCAGAGCGTGCGCGGCGGCCGGCCGATGCTCTCCACCGCGCGCGACGCGATCGGGACGCTGGACACCGTGCTGGGCCTGTACGAGCGGTCGGCCTCGGCGAAGGCCCTGCGGTAG
- the lysS gene encoding lysine--tRNA ligase translates to MPPSVNQSWVAHTADQVIREAERRGADRIVCASGVSPSGPVHLGNLRELMVPHLVAEEIKSRGVACEHILSWDDYDRLRKVPAGLADEFAEHIGRPLTAVPDPCGEHASWAEHFKQPFRRALAELQVEVREISQSEMYAAGAYREQVLHAMRERSTIDQLLGRFRTKPGEPAAEDLGDGVTAVLDDGVAGEEDTATGTGGYFPYRVYCRACGRDSTAITEYQEPVAHYRCDCGHTDTVDLSTDHGGKLVWKVDWPMRWAFEGVLFEAGGNDHSSPGSSFSVGRELVATVFGGNAPVYLPYSFVGVRGMAKMSGSRGGAPTPADALAVIEAPVLRWLYTRRRPNQSITIDFGDEVGRLYDEWDALQRRIDQGSASPTDQALGALSAATGAGPLPQPRRRVAFRTLASIHDVTAGSDEQILRILQQAESGAEELRLADIEPRLTLARQWVATHVPAESRTHIRSELDRELLKSLTDDQRASLDLLLERLPERWNLADLTSVLYAVPKLRAGLAADAAPTPELKVAQREFFILLYQLLVGRDTGPRLPTLLLALGRERTVGLLS, encoded by the coding sequence GTGCCTCCGTCAGTGAACCAGAGCTGGGTGGCGCACACCGCCGACCAGGTGATCCGCGAGGCCGAGCGGCGGGGGGCGGACCGCATCGTCTGCGCCTCCGGGGTGAGCCCGTCCGGCCCCGTCCACCTCGGCAACCTGCGCGAGCTGATGGTGCCGCACCTGGTGGCCGAGGAGATCAAGTCCCGCGGCGTGGCCTGCGAGCACATCCTGTCCTGGGACGACTACGACCGCCTGCGCAAGGTGCCGGCCGGCCTGGCCGACGAGTTCGCCGAGCACATCGGCCGGCCGCTCACCGCGGTGCCCGACCCCTGCGGGGAGCACGCCTCCTGGGCCGAGCACTTCAAGCAGCCGTTCCGCCGGGCACTGGCCGAACTCCAGGTCGAGGTCCGGGAGATCAGCCAGAGCGAGATGTACGCGGCCGGCGCCTACCGTGAGCAGGTGCTGCACGCGATGCGCGAGCGGAGCACGATCGACCAGCTGCTCGGCCGGTTCCGGACCAAGCCGGGCGAGCCGGCCGCCGAGGACCTCGGCGACGGGGTGACCGCCGTCCTGGACGACGGGGTGGCGGGCGAGGAGGACACGGCCACCGGCACCGGCGGGTACTTCCCCTACCGGGTGTACTGCCGCGCCTGCGGCCGGGACTCGACCGCGATCACCGAGTACCAGGAGCCGGTCGCCCACTACCGGTGCGACTGCGGGCACACCGACACGGTCGACCTGAGCACGGACCACGGCGGGAAGCTGGTCTGGAAGGTCGACTGGCCGATGCGCTGGGCGTTCGAGGGTGTGCTCTTCGAGGCCGGCGGCAACGACCACTCCAGCCCGGGCTCCTCCTTCTCGGTCGGTCGCGAGCTGGTGGCGACGGTGTTCGGCGGCAACGCCCCGGTGTACCTGCCGTACTCGTTCGTCGGCGTGCGCGGGATGGCGAAGATGAGCGGCTCCCGGGGCGGCGCGCCCACCCCCGCCGACGCGCTGGCCGTCATCGAGGCACCGGTGCTGCGCTGGCTGTACACCCGCCGCCGCCCCAACCAGTCGATCACCATCGACTTCGGGGACGAGGTCGGCCGGCTGTACGACGAGTGGGACGCGCTGCAGCGCCGGATCGACCAGGGCAGCGCCTCCCCCACCGACCAGGCGCTCGGCGCGCTGTCGGCCGCCACCGGCGCGGGACCGCTGCCGCAGCCGCGCCGCCGGGTCGCGTTCCGCACCCTGGCGTCGATCCACGACGTCACGGCGGGCAGCGACGAGCAGATCCTGCGCATCCTGCAGCAGGCCGAGTCCGGTGCCGAGGAGCTGCGGCTGGCGGACATCGAGCCCCGGTTGACGCTGGCCCGGCAGTGGGTGGCCACCCACGTCCCGGCCGAGTCGCGCACCCACATCCGCAGCGAACTCGACCGCGAGCTGCTGAAGTCGCTCACCGACGACCAGCGCGCCTCGCTCGACCTGCTGCTGGAGCGGCTGCCCGAGCGCTGGAACCTGGCGGACCTGACCTCGGTGCTCTACGCCGTGCCGAAGCTGCGCGCGGGGCTGGCCGCCGACGCGGCTCCGACGCCCGAACTGAAGGTGGCGCAGCGGGAGTTCTTCATCCTGCTGTACCAGCTGCTGGTGGGTCGGGACACCGGCCCGCGGCTGCCCACGCTGCTGCTCGCGCTGGGCCGTGAGCGCACGGTCGGCCTGCTGTCCTGA
- a CDS encoding class I SAM-dependent methyltransferase: MTIDTSDHYNVAGQEDGRLSRTPHGRLEFLRTQELLRRVLPPAPARVLDVGGGTGAHARWLAADGYQVALVDPVAGHVEAAALIPGVAAELGDARELTAADHSADVVLMLGPLYHLVDAADRQRALAEARRVLRPGGLLAAAGTSRYITLLEAGSGGRLDAGIAERVARTLRTGEYDGHLGFVPAHFHTAEELHAELRAAGLAEISVYGVEGPVWPALDVAGNDAFDAHVEAALHSARLVERDALLVNASAHLLAVARG, from the coding sequence ATGACGATCGACACCAGCGACCACTACAACGTGGCCGGCCAGGAGGACGGGCGGCTGTCCAGGACGCCGCACGGCAGGCTGGAGTTCCTGCGGACCCAGGAGCTGCTGCGCCGGGTGCTGCCGCCCGCGCCCGCCCGGGTGCTCGACGTGGGCGGCGGGACCGGCGCGCACGCGCGCTGGCTCGCGGCGGACGGCTACCAGGTGGCGCTGGTCGACCCGGTCGCCGGCCACGTCGAGGCGGCGGCGCTGATCCCCGGGGTGGCGGCGGAGCTGGGCGACGCCCGGGAGCTGACCGCGGCGGACCACAGCGCCGACGTGGTGCTGATGCTCGGCCCGCTCTACCACCTGGTGGACGCCGCCGACCGGCAGCGGGCGCTGGCCGAGGCGCGCCGGGTGCTGCGGCCCGGCGGGCTGCTGGCCGCGGCCGGCACCAGCCGCTACATCACGCTGCTGGAGGCCGGCAGCGGCGGGCGGTTGGACGCGGGGATCGCCGAGCGGGTGGCGCGGACGCTGCGCACCGGCGAGTACGACGGCCATCTCGGCTTCGTCCCGGCCCACTTCCACACCGCCGAGGAACTGCACGCCGAGCTGCGTGCGGCGGGGCTCGCGGAGATCTCGGTGTACGGCGTGGAGGGACCGGTCTGGCCGGCCCTGGACGTGGCCGGCAACGACGCGTTCGACGCGCACGTCGAGGCGGCGCTGCACAGCGCCAGGCTGGTGGAGCGCGACGCCCTGCTGGTCAACGCCAGCGCGCACCTGCTGGCCGTCGCCCGCGGCTGA
- a CDS encoding LLM class F420-dependent oxidoreductase: protein MQLRIFIEPQQGASYAAQLAVARISEDLGFEGFFRSDHYLSMGAVSGLPGPTDSWLTLAAIARETSSIRLGTLMSAATLRPPGVLALQVAQVDEMSGGRVELGLGTGWYEAEHRALGLPFPARRFGLLEEQLRIIKGLWTTPPGELFDFAGEHYTLSGNPALPRPVQRPHPPLLVGGKGPRRTPALAARYADEYNIGFVRAEEARLQYQRTRDACEAIGRDPEELCYSVALAVCAATSEARLAERADRVGRGVAELRATGLAGSPAEIVDKIGSYARAGAQRIYLQLLDLDDWDQLELLAHHVMPQVSAE, encoded by the coding sequence ATGCAGCTGCGCATCTTCATCGAGCCCCAGCAGGGCGCTTCCTACGCGGCCCAACTGGCCGTTGCCAGAATCTCCGAGGATCTGGGATTCGAGGGATTCTTCCGGTCCGACCACTACCTGAGCATGGGGGCGGTGAGCGGCCTGCCCGGTCCCACCGACTCCTGGCTCACGCTGGCCGCCATCGCCCGGGAGACCTCCTCGATCCGCCTCGGGACGCTGATGTCCGCCGCCACCCTGCGGCCGCCCGGCGTGCTGGCCCTGCAGGTGGCCCAGGTGGACGAGATGTCCGGCGGCCGGGTCGAACTGGGCCTGGGCACCGGGTGGTACGAGGCGGAGCACCGGGCCCTGGGCCTGCCGTTCCCGGCGCGCCGGTTCGGCCTCCTGGAGGAGCAGCTGCGGATCATCAAGGGCCTGTGGACCACGCCGCCGGGCGAGCTCTTCGACTTCGCGGGCGAGCACTACACGCTCAGCGGGAATCCCGCGCTGCCCCGCCCCGTCCAGCGGCCGCACCCGCCGCTGCTGGTCGGCGGCAAGGGCCCGCGCCGCACCCCGGCACTCGCCGCCCGGTACGCCGACGAGTACAACATCGGCTTCGTCCGGGCCGAGGAGGCCCGCCTGCAGTACCAGCGGACCAGGGACGCCTGCGAGGCGATCGGCCGCGATCCCGAGGAGCTCTGCTACTCCGTCGCGCTGGCGGTCTGCGCCGCCACGAGCGAGGCGCGGCTGGCCGAGCGGGCGGACCGGGTCGGGCGCGGGGTGGCCGAGTTGCGCGCCACCGGGCTGGCCGGGTCGCCGGCCGAGATCGTCGACAAGATCGGCAGTTATGCGCGGGCCGGCGCGCAGCGGATCTACCTGCAGCTCCTGGACCTGGACGACTGGGACCAACTGGAGCTGCTGGCCCATCATGTGATGCCCCAGGTGTCCGCCGAGTGA